Proteins encoded in a region of the Dehalococcoidia bacterium genome:
- a CDS encoding pyridoxamine 5'-phosphate oxidase family protein — translation MELAEAMPLLTENHTAVATTVNKTGKPQSTVVTTGMVNGELCWISRGRTIKVKNIERTGRATVTVINLDTRRYVTIEGTATIYHWPENYLEADIENHVKHLKEVYISMGRTPSQSDDEFGQVMGQEKRTIIAVKPDSVYGSLTR, via the coding sequence ATGGAACTAGCAGAAGCAATGCCTTTATTAACTGAGAATCATACAGCCGTAGCTACTACAGTGAATAAGACAGGAAAGCCTCAATCTACAGTGGTTACGACAGGCATGGTTAATGGAGAGCTCTGTTGGATTTCAAGAGGACGTACGATCAAAGTCAAAAATATAGAGAGAACAGGACGTGCCACAGTTACGGTGATAAATCTTGATACACGTCGTTACGTAACAATTGAAGGTACGGCTACCATTTATCATTGGCCGGAAAATTACTTAGAGGCTGATATCGAAAACCATGTAAAACACTTGAAAGAAGTTTATATATCCATGGGAAGAACCCCGAGCCAATCTGATGATGAATTTGGGCAAGTAATGGGTCAAGAAAAGCGTACAATTATTGCGGTCAAACCTGATTCAGTATATGGAAGCTTAACTCGTTGA